One segment of Curtobacterium poinsettiae DNA contains the following:
- a CDS encoding DUF3117 domain-containing protein, with protein sequence MAAMKPRTGDGPMEAVKEGRLIIVRVPLEGGGRLVVSVNDAEAKELHDALAEVVSA encoded by the coding sequence ATGGCAGCCATGAAGCCGAGGACCGGTGACGGGCCGATGGAGGCTGTTAAGGAGGGTCGACTCATCATCGTGCGGGTTCCGCTCGAAGGTGGAGGCCGCCTGGTCGTCTCGGTCAACGATGCCGAGGCCAAGGAACTCCACGACGCACTCGCTGAGGTCGTCTCGGCCTAG
- a CDS encoding AAA family ATPase: MPRTRLPIRRVEEYAPDPMPRDVWPATLAPVRQLLDDGLDLAPVTVLVGENGAGKSTLVEAMALAFGMGPEGGSTKSGHSTRPSESQLWEHIALHREPGAVRSGFFLRAETMHGVFTYLEQHPGGAEPLFHERSHGESFLDFVIHRSQWPGLWILDEPESALSFSGCLALIGLLQSIVETGVGQVVLSTHSPVLAAFPGAEINEVGEWGLRRTGWRDLDLVRNERAFLESPERYLRHLD; this comes from the coding sequence GTGCCGAGGACAAGACTGCCGATCCGCCGCGTCGAGGAGTACGCGCCCGACCCGATGCCGCGCGATGTCTGGCCCGCGACCCTTGCGCCCGTCCGGCAACTCCTCGACGACGGGCTCGACCTCGCTCCGGTGACGGTGCTGGTCGGTGAGAACGGTGCCGGCAAGTCCACCCTGGTCGAGGCGATGGCGCTCGCCTTCGGTATGGGGCCAGAGGGCGGTTCGACGAAGTCCGGGCACAGCACCCGCCCGAGCGAATCGCAGCTCTGGGAGCACATCGCCCTGCACCGGGAGCCCGGCGCGGTGCGGTCCGGCTTCTTCCTGCGGGCGGAGACGATGCACGGGGTCTTCACCTACCTCGAACAGCACCCCGGGGGAGCCGAGCCGCTGTTCCACGAACGGAGCCACGGTGAGTCGTTCCTCGACTTCGTCATCCACCGGTCGCAGTGGCCCGGGCTCTGGATCCTCGACGAGCCGGAGTCCGCGCTGTCGTTCTCGGGGTGCCTGGCGCTGATCGGGCTCCTGCAGTCCATCGTCGAGACGGGTGTCGGCCAGGTCGTGCTCTCGACCCACTCACCCGTGCTCGCCGCGTTCCCCGGGGCCGAGATCAACGAGGTCGGCGAGTGGGGTCTGCGGCGCACCGGATGGCGCGACCTCGACCTGGTGCGGAACGAGCGTGCGTTCCTCGAGTCGCCCGAGCGGTACCTGCGGCACCTCGACTGA
- a CDS encoding O-methyltransferase, with amino-acid sequence MSEKESNWKFAEDIVSETEAIARAREHSLELGVEAISPAIGAQIGVIAAASRATSIIEIGTGLGVSGLYLLAGAPDATLTTIDVEVDHQQFARDAYISAGTAPARIRLIPGRANQVLPRMNEASYDVVLVDADPEHVIEYVEHGLRLARLGGTVLVPHALWRGRVADPVKRDRATTDFRLLLTEVSTSGAVRSALSPAGDGLLQLTKVTN; translated from the coding sequence GTGTCAGAGAAAGAGTCGAACTGGAAGTTCGCCGAGGACATCGTCTCGGAGACCGAGGCGATCGCCCGTGCTCGTGAGCACTCCCTGGAACTCGGGGTCGAAGCGATCTCGCCCGCGATCGGTGCGCAGATCGGGGTCATCGCCGCAGCCTCGCGAGCCACGAGCATCATCGAGATCGGCACCGGCCTCGGGGTCTCCGGCCTGTACCTGCTCGCCGGCGCCCCGGACGCGACCCTGACCACGATCGACGTCGAGGTCGACCACCAGCAGTTCGCCCGCGACGCCTACATCAGCGCCGGTACCGCTCCCGCACGGATCCGGCTCATCCCCGGTCGGGCGAACCAGGTGCTCCCCCGCATGAACGAGGCGTCGTACGACGTCGTGCTCGTCGACGCCGACCCGGAGCACGTCATCGAGTACGTCGAGCACGGGCTGCGCCTCGCCCGCCTGGGCGGCACCGTCCTGGTGCCGCACGCCCTGTGGCGCGGGCGCGTGGCCGACCCGGTGAAGCGTGACCGCGCCACCACGGACTTCCGGCTGCTCCTGACCGAGGTGTCGACCTCGGGTGCGGTGCGGAGCGCGCTGTCGCCCGCCGGTGACGGGCTGCTGCAGTTGACGAAGGTCACCAACTAG
- a CDS encoding twin-arginine translocase TatA/TatE family subunit — MDIPLDKILIIGVIGVLLLGPQRLPMYAQKLAEFVKAVRRFADTAKERMRDEMGPEFDDIEWQKLDPRQYDPRRIIRDALLDSGTSAAAVQTAQVTASKVRATAPVVPLAAGEPAPFDAEAT; from the coding sequence GTGGACATCCCGCTCGACAAGATCCTGATCATCGGGGTCATCGGCGTCCTCTTGCTCGGCCCGCAGCGCCTGCCGATGTACGCCCAGAAGCTGGCCGAGTTCGTCAAGGCCGTGCGTCGGTTCGCCGACACCGCGAAGGAGCGGATGCGCGACGAGATGGGCCCCGAGTTCGACGACATCGAGTGGCAGAAGCTCGACCCGCGCCAGTACGACCCGCGTCGCATCATCCGAGACGCACTGCTCGACTCCGGCACGAGTGCCGCAGCCGTCCAGACCGCCCAGGTGACGGCCTCCAAGGTGCGCGCGACGGCTCCCGTCGTGCCCCTGGCCGCCGGTGAACCGGCACCCTTCGACGCCGAGGCGACCTGA
- a CDS encoding carbohydrate-binding protein → MNQNTRVRSGLVATIAAVIIAGGSLTAAPAFAATTCATAWSAGTAYNSGATVSENGSNYTANWWTQGDEPATHSGTTGSGQPWTSTGACTGGSTGGGTTPPGGGTTTPGNGSTGTASGLVFSPYKDITVNLDWNTNVMNTAVTGTRIPVVGSTNSLVSTREPGLKAITLAFATGTCGSENWGGVAADAFASANIAKLDAAGVDYIVSTGGAAGSFKCSGTALQSFIARYASPHMIGVDFDIESGQSAADVQNLVSAAALAQSKYPGLRFSFTLATLAASDGSFGGLNSTGDATAKAIKASALTNYTINLMTMDFGRATTANCVIVGSTCQMGQSTIQAVTNLQHTYGIASSKIEVTPMIGVNDTQDEVFTLADVDTVAAYAKSHGLAGVHTWSLDRDTPCPAPQSTASPTCNSVTGSAPLAWTDRFLAALR, encoded by the coding sequence GTGAACCAGAACACCCGTGTGCGATCGGGCCTCGTGGCCACCATCGCCGCCGTCATCATCGCAGGGGGCTCGCTCACTGCGGCGCCAGCCTTCGCCGCGACGACCTGTGCGACCGCTTGGAGCGCCGGCACCGCCTACAACAGCGGAGCCACCGTCAGCGAGAACGGCTCGAACTACACCGCGAACTGGTGGACCCAGGGCGACGAACCGGCGACCCACTCCGGTACGACCGGCAGCGGCCAGCCGTGGACGTCGACCGGCGCGTGCACCGGCGGCAGCACGGGCGGTGGGACGACACCTCCGGGCGGCGGCACGACGACCCCGGGCAACGGCAGCACCGGGACCGCGAGCGGGCTGGTCTTCAGCCCGTACAAGGACATCACCGTGAACCTCGACTGGAACACGAACGTCATGAACACCGCGGTCACCGGCACGCGGATCCCGGTCGTCGGGTCGACCAACAGCCTCGTGTCGACGCGGGAACCCGGTCTCAAGGCCATCACGCTCGCCTTCGCCACCGGTACCTGCGGCAGCGAGAACTGGGGAGGTGTGGCCGCCGACGCGTTCGCCAGCGCCAACATCGCGAAGCTTGACGCTGCCGGGGTCGACTACATCGTCAGCACCGGTGGCGCCGCAGGCTCGTTCAAGTGTTCCGGCACCGCGCTCCAGTCCTTCATCGCCCGGTACGCCTCGCCGCACATGATCGGCGTCGACTTCGACATCGAGAGCGGGCAATCCGCCGCGGACGTGCAGAACCTGGTGAGCGCAGCGGCCCTGGCGCAGTCGAAGTACCCCGGCCTGCGCTTCTCGTTCACGCTCGCCACCCTGGCGGCGTCCGACGGTTCGTTCGGCGGGCTGAACAGCACCGGTGACGCCACCGCCAAGGCGATCAAGGCCTCGGCGCTCACGAACTACACGATCAACCTCATGACGATGGACTTCGGGCGTGCGACCACGGCCAACTGCGTGATCGTCGGGTCGACGTGTCAGATGGGGCAGTCCACGATCCAGGCGGTCACGAACCTGCAGCACACCTACGGGATCGCGTCCTCGAAGATCGAGGTCACGCCGATGATCGGTGTGAACGACACCCAGGACGAGGTCTTCACCCTCGCCGACGTCGACACCGTGGCCGCCTACGCGAAGTCGCACGGCCTCGCCGGCGTGCACACCTGGTCCCTCGACCGCGACACCCCGTGCCCGGCACCGCAGAGCACGGCGTCGCCGACGTGCAACTCCGTGACGGGGTCGGCGCCGCTCGCGTGGACCGACCGGTTCCTGGCGGCGCTGCGGTAG
- a CDS encoding class I SAM-dependent methyltransferase, producing MSTDHVDVDWDHARATNRANWDDRVPIHEGAYAIDALADPGHRSDVVREDLPALTPWLPTGSLAGLDVCHLQCHIGTDTVSLAREGARLTGVDFSPAALASAAGLASRLGLDVTWVETDVLDARAAVTGDFDVVYTSIGTICWLPDLDRWAAQVAGLLRPGGVFFIRDGHPALYALDEDADELVTRYRYFPDGTAQQWDDAGTYAGDGTVANTRTFEWPHPLSEIVNALLGAGLRIRRLDEGRTLPWRFSSRMVETGTGSWAWPEHDRDRIPTTYTIVATRD from the coding sequence ATGAGCACGGATCACGTCGACGTCGACTGGGACCACGCACGCGCCACCAACCGCGCGAACTGGGACGACCGGGTGCCGATCCACGAGGGTGCCTACGCGATCGACGCCCTCGCCGACCCCGGCCACCGCTCGGACGTCGTCCGCGAGGACCTGCCGGCCCTGACGCCCTGGTTGCCGACCGGATCGCTCGCGGGCCTCGACGTCTGTCACCTGCAGTGCCACATCGGCACCGACACGGTGTCACTCGCCCGCGAGGGTGCTCGACTGACCGGCGTCGACTTCTCCCCCGCCGCCCTCGCCTCGGCCGCCGGGCTCGCATCACGCCTCGGCCTCGACGTCACCTGGGTCGAGACCGACGTGCTCGATGCCCGGGCCGCCGTCACCGGCGACTTCGACGTCGTGTACACGAGCATCGGCACGATCTGCTGGCTCCCCGACCTCGACCGTTGGGCTGCGCAGGTCGCCGGCCTGCTGCGCCCCGGCGGGGTGTTCTTCATCCGCGACGGCCACCCGGCGCTGTACGCCCTCGACGAGGACGCCGACGAGCTCGTCACCCGGTACCGGTACTTCCCGGACGGCACGGCGCAGCAGTGGGACGACGCCGGCACCTACGCCGGCGACGGGACGGTGGCGAACACTCGCACCTTCGAGTGGCCGCACCCGCTGTCCGAGATCGTGAACGCCCTGCTCGGGGCCGGGCTGCGGATCCGGCGGCTCGACGAGGGCCGGACGCTGCCGTGGCGCTTCAGCTCGCGCATGGTCGAGACCGGCACCGGGTCGTGGGCCTGGCCGGAGCACGACCGCGACCGGATCCCCACCACCTACACGATCGTCGCGACCCGCGATTGA
- a CDS encoding Mrp/NBP35 family ATP-binding protein yields MADAAPTDEQLGTAVLAALGRVIDPEIRRPVTELDMIRGVDVQPGGAVRVDLQLTIVGCPAADTIERDVRVAAGSVPGVAAVAVNVSVMDPATRSALTERLRAGRPKGVQFTADSLTRVIAVTSGKGGVGKSTVTVNLAVALARRGLRVGVVDVDVHGFSVPGLMGLTDEHGVAPRPTRVDSMILPPVAHDVKVVSIGMFVDDVSTAVSWRGPMLHRTVNQFLTDVFFGDLDVLLLDLPPGTGDVAISVGQLLPHAEVLVVTTPQAAAADVAERSGIVARQTGQRVIGVIENMAGLVQPDGSVLHLFGEGGGAETAARLSRGQDAPVPVLGSVPLSVPLREGGDAGVPVVLSTPEDPSAVALTAIADRITTMGRGLAGRKLGLSLS; encoded by the coding sequence GTGGCTGACGCCGCCCCCACCGACGAGCAGCTCGGCACGGCGGTCCTCGCTGCGCTCGGCCGTGTCATCGACCCCGAGATCCGCCGCCCCGTCACCGAGCTCGACATGATCCGTGGTGTCGACGTGCAGCCAGGAGGCGCGGTGCGCGTCGACCTGCAGCTCACGATCGTGGGATGCCCGGCCGCCGACACCATCGAGCGCGACGTCCGCGTCGCCGCCGGGTCCGTGCCGGGGGTCGCCGCAGTCGCCGTCAACGTGTCCGTGATGGACCCGGCGACGCGCTCCGCGCTCACCGAGCGGCTGCGGGCCGGCCGCCCCAAGGGTGTCCAGTTCACCGCGGACTCGCTCACCCGGGTCATCGCCGTCACGAGCGGCAAGGGCGGCGTCGGGAAGTCCACCGTCACCGTGAACCTCGCCGTCGCGCTCGCTCGGCGGGGTCTGCGCGTCGGGGTCGTCGACGTCGACGTGCACGGCTTCAGCGTCCCCGGGCTGATGGGTCTGACGGACGAGCACGGGGTCGCACCCCGTCCGACCCGCGTGGACAGCATGATCCTGCCGCCGGTGGCGCACGACGTGAAGGTCGTGTCGATCGGCATGTTCGTCGACGACGTCTCGACCGCGGTGTCGTGGCGCGGACCGATGCTGCACCGCACCGTGAACCAGTTCCTGACCGACGTGTTCTTCGGTGATCTCGACGTCCTGCTGCTCGACCTGCCCCCGGGCACCGGTGACGTCGCGATCTCGGTGGGGCAGCTGCTGCCGCACGCCGAGGTCCTGGTCGTCACGACCCCGCAGGCCGCCGCGGCCGACGTCGCCGAACGCAGCGGGATCGTCGCCCGGCAGACCGGGCAGCGCGTCATCGGCGTGATCGAGAACATGGCCGGGCTCGTGCAACCCGACGGATCGGTCCTGCACCTGTTCGGCGAGGGCGGTGGCGCCGAGACGGCCGCGCGGCTCTCCCGCGGGCAGGACGCCCCCGTCCCGGTGCTCGGCAGCGTGCCGCTGTCCGTGCCGCTGCGAGAGGGCGGCGACGCGGGCGTGCCGGTGGTGCTCAGTACCCCCGAGGACCCGTCCGCCGTGGCGCTGACGGCGATCGCCGACCGCATCACCACGATGGGACGCGGGCTCGCGGGTCGGAAGCTCGGGTTGTCGCTGTCCTAG
- a CDS encoding DUF1003 domain-containing protein, producing the protein MRTRVLPSRRRGRGDTFGRATEGIARGMGTPWFLIGLTLFCVVWMGYNTLAPKPWQFDSAAIGFTALTLVLSLQASYAAPLILLAQNRQDDRDRVQFEQDRQRAERNLADTEYLAREVVALRLAMRDMASKDFIRAELRSLLEELDRRDADEAGYADEHDSSTRG; encoded by the coding sequence ATGCGCACGCGTGTGCTCCCCAGCCGCCGCCGTGGTCGCGGGGACACCTTCGGTCGCGCCACCGAGGGCATCGCCCGCGGTATGGGCACGCCGTGGTTCCTCATCGGCCTCACGCTGTTCTGCGTGGTCTGGATGGGCTACAACACCCTGGCACCGAAGCCGTGGCAGTTCGACTCGGCGGCCATCGGGTTCACGGCGCTGACGCTCGTGCTCTCGCTGCAGGCCTCGTACGCCGCTCCCCTGATCCTGCTCGCGCAGAACCGGCAGGACGACCGCGACCGCGTGCAGTTCGAGCAGGACCGCCAGCGCGCCGAGCGCAACCTGGCCGACACCGAGTACCTGGCCCGCGAGGTCGTCGCCCTGCGCCTGGCGATGCGGGACATGGCGTCGAAGGACTTCATCCGCGCCGAGCTCCGCTCCCTGCTCGAGGAGCTCGACCGCCGCGACGCCGACGAGGCCGGCTACGCGGACGAACACGACAGCTCCACCCGTGGCTGA
- a CDS encoding magnesium transporter MgtE N-terminal domain-containing protein, protein MSATKVFVARLAGCSVFDPAGDRVGRVRDVLVVYRRADPPHVVGLIVEVPGKRRIFVSIGRITSIGAGQVITTGLVNMRRFEQRGGEVRVIAEMLGRKVLIKNQRIRATIEDVAIEDRGQGDWEVAQLFLRKPKTTPSPFGKGPTTFATWNEVTEDELPGEAQSAEHVIAAYSDLLPADLASTLLDLPAERRFEVAEELPDDRLADVLEEMPDQERIEILTRLADARAADVLDQMQPDDAADVLAQFSDERSEALLQLMEPEEAQDVRMLLEYEPDTAGGLMTTEPVIVSADATVAEGLALVRRHELAPVLGAAVCVTLPPYEPPTGRFLGLVHFQRMLRYPPNERLGTLIDQQTEPVRVDASAAEVTRIMATYNLLSVPVVDDAHRLVGVVTIDDVLDHVLPDDWRSQGEGEPSPLPRQRPRRTPVTTGRRTTRGPNG, encoded by the coding sequence GTGAGCGCCACGAAGGTCTTCGTCGCCCGCCTCGCCGGGTGCTCCGTCTTCGACCCCGCGGGCGACCGCGTCGGCAGGGTCCGGGACGTCCTGGTCGTCTACCGCCGGGCCGATCCCCCACACGTCGTCGGGCTCATCGTCGAGGTGCCCGGCAAGCGCCGGATCTTCGTGAGCATCGGCCGCATCACCTCCATCGGTGCCGGGCAGGTCATCACCACCGGCCTGGTGAACATGCGCCGCTTCGAGCAGCGCGGCGGCGAGGTCCGCGTCATCGCCGAGATGCTCGGCCGCAAGGTGCTCATCAAGAACCAGCGGATCCGCGCCACCATCGAGGACGTCGCGATCGAGGACCGCGGACAGGGCGACTGGGAGGTCGCGCAGCTCTTCCTCCGCAAGCCGAAGACCACGCCGTCGCCGTTCGGCAAGGGCCCCACGACGTTCGCGACGTGGAACGAGGTCACCGAGGACGAACTCCCCGGCGAGGCCCAGTCCGCCGAGCACGTCATCGCCGCCTACTCCGACCTGCTGCCCGCCGACCTCGCGTCGACGCTGCTCGACCTGCCCGCCGAGCGCCGGTTCGAGGTCGCCGAGGAACTGCCCGACGACCGCCTCGCCGACGTGCTCGAGGAGATGCCCGACCAGGAGCGCATCGAGATCCTCACGCGGTTGGCCGACGCCCGCGCCGCCGACGTCCTCGACCAGATGCAGCCGGACGACGCGGCCGACGTCCTCGCCCAGTTCTCCGACGAGCGGAGCGAGGCCCTCCTGCAGCTCATGGAGCCGGAGGAGGCGCAGGACGTCCGCATGCTCCTGGAGTACGAGCCGGACACCGCCGGTGGTCTGATGACCACCGAGCCGGTGATCGTCTCGGCCGACGCCACCGTTGCCGAGGGCCTGGCGCTGGTCCGCCGCCACGAGCTCGCGCCGGTGCTCGGCGCCGCCGTCTGCGTCACCCTGCCGCCGTACGAGCCCCCGACCGGTCGGTTCCTCGGGCTCGTGCACTTCCAGCGGATGCTCCGCTACCCGCCGAACGAGCGGCTGGGCACGCTCATCGACCAGCAGACCGAACCGGTCCGGGTCGACGCGAGCGCCGCCGAGGTCACCCGCATCATGGCGACCTACAACCTGCTGTCCGTCCCCGTGGTCGACGACGCCCACCGTCTCGTCGGGGTGGTGACGATCGACGATGTCCTCGACCACGTCCTGCCGGACGACTGGCGAAGTCAGGGCGAGGGGGAACCCTCACCGCTTCCACGCCAACGCCCGCGCAGGACACCCGTGACGACGGGAAGGAGGACCACCCGTGGCCCGAACGGATGA
- a CDS encoding general stress protein: MSNQSPFAGRTAQAFPTLPKGDVLGTYDSYPDAQRVVAKLAEADFPVNQLSIVGNDLKTVERVTGKMTYGRAAIAGALSGLWLGFFFGIVLTLFSPQAGGLFFAAAVIGAAFGMLYGIVSFAITKRQRDFTSVHQVLATNYQIVVNPQLTGQAQRILGEHGATPSTHWNDAPQQQQQQWRPGPGGVPPQQQQSPYGGHATPHQQPGGLQHPGASAPGAQTGARSGPPRYGTNDGPRYGETPETAAAPAARPVPERRPEEPPRYGERVAGATPPEPSSSPDAQRDGDGDRR; encoded by the coding sequence GTGAGCAATCAGAGCCCCTTCGCCGGCAGGACCGCCCAGGCGTTCCCGACGCTGCCCAAGGGCGACGTCCTGGGAACGTACGACAGCTACCCCGACGCGCAGCGCGTGGTGGCGAAGCTGGCCGAGGCCGACTTCCCCGTCAACCAGCTCTCGATCGTCGGCAACGACCTGAAGACGGTCGAGCGGGTCACCGGCAAGATGACGTACGGCCGCGCCGCCATCGCCGGCGCGCTGTCCGGTCTGTGGCTCGGGTTCTTCTTCGGCATCGTGCTCACGCTGTTCTCACCGCAGGCAGGTGGGCTGTTCTTCGCCGCGGCCGTCATCGGCGCCGCGTTCGGCATGCTCTACGGCATCGTCTCGTTCGCGATCACGAAGCGGCAGCGCGACTTCACGAGCGTGCACCAGGTGCTCGCCACGAACTACCAGATCGTCGTCAACCCGCAGCTGACCGGGCAGGCGCAGCGGATCCTCGGCGAGCACGGAGCGACCCCGTCCACGCACTGGAACGACGCTCCCCAGCAGCAGCAGCAGCAGTGGCGTCCGGGCCCCGGTGGGGTCCCGCCGCAGCAGCAGCAGTCGCCGTACGGCGGGCACGCCACGCCGCACCAGCAGCCAGGAGGCCTGCAGCACCCCGGCGCGTCGGCCCCCGGGGCGCAGACGGGTGCGCGTTCGGGCCCGCCGCGCTACGGCACGAACGACGGACCCCGGTACGGGGAGACCCCGGAGACGGCTGCCGCCCCCGCGGCCCGGCCGGTGCCGGAGCGTCGGCCCGAGGAGCCGCCGCGCTACGGCGAGCGGGTCGCCGGTGCCACGCCGCCGGAGCCCTCGTCCTCGCCGGATGCCCAGCGCGACGGGGACGGCGACCGCCGCTAG
- a CDS encoding GNAT family N-acetyltransferase has translation MPEASPNAFSIEVEHFDSPDAQRLRAAQRLEIDRAHGGDTEPGEKPTAESIAVFFVARDESGTPLGCGGLRIVDDGIAEIKRMYVRPESRGSGVAAALLRRLEEAALDLGSPALVLETGTEQQRAVGFYQREGFRRIANFGPYVGAPLSVCYSKVL, from the coding sequence ATGCCCGAGGCCTCCCCGAACGCGTTCTCGATCGAGGTCGAGCACTTCGACTCCCCCGACGCCCAACGACTCCGCGCCGCCCAGCGCCTGGAGATCGACCGGGCACACGGCGGCGACACCGAACCCGGTGAGAAGCCGACGGCCGAGTCGATCGCGGTGTTCTTCGTCGCACGGGACGAGTCCGGTACTCCCCTGGGGTGCGGGGGCCTGCGCATCGTCGACGACGGCATCGCCGAGATCAAGCGGATGTACGTCCGACCGGAATCCCGCGGGTCCGGCGTCGCGGCTGCCCTGCTGCGACGGCTGGAGGAAGCCGCGCTCGACCTGGGGTCCCCGGCGCTCGTCCTCGAGACGGGGACGGAGCAGCAGCGCGCCGTCGGGTTCTACCAGCGCGAGGGGTTCCGGCGGATCGCGAACTTCGGGCCCTACGTCGGGGCACCCCTGTCGGTCTGCTACTCGAAGGTCCTCTAG
- a CDS encoding aminopeptidase P family protein, with product MADTTPRATSNRSTTPGSSTFKDFIGSQWAERSEAQPEPREQAAFAAERRARISELHPGRTIVVPAGQAKVRSNDCDYPFRPHSTFAHLTGWGTDTVVGSVLVMTPNGSGHDATLYFRATAGRDSEEFYANPEIGEFWVGPRPSLDAVAADLGLATADLGAFSAVADALDASALLVREADDDLTRSLDARIGAAIGGAVETEGSPATDDLLSRDLSELRLVKDPYEVRELRKAVDATKHGFDDVIGDFDAVLAHPRGERIVEGTFNRRARADGNTVGYDTIAASGHHACILHWTRNDGAVQPGDLILIDAGVEVDSFYTADITRTLPVSGTFSPVQRMVYEAVLEAADAAFAIVKPGITFRQVHATAMEVIARKTAEWGFLPVSAAESLEPDNQFHRRYMVHGTSHHLGLDVHDCAKARREMYLDGTVQAGMVFTIEPGLYFQQDDLTVPEEFRGIGVRIEDDILVTEDGAENLSVGIPRTPSEVEGWIARSGR from the coding sequence ATGGCCGACACGACTCCCCGCGCGACGAGCAACCGATCCACGACCCCCGGGTCCTCGACCTTCAAGGACTTCATCGGGTCGCAGTGGGCCGAGCGCTCGGAAGCGCAGCCCGAGCCCCGCGAGCAGGCCGCGTTCGCCGCCGAGCGTCGCGCGCGCATCTCCGAACTACACCCGGGCCGCACGATCGTGGTGCCCGCCGGGCAGGCCAAGGTCCGCTCGAACGACTGCGACTACCCGTTCCGACCGCACTCCACCTTCGCGCACCTGACCGGCTGGGGCACCGACACCGTCGTCGGCTCCGTGCTCGTGATGACGCCGAACGGCTCCGGCCACGACGCCACGCTGTACTTCCGCGCCACCGCAGGCCGCGACTCGGAAGAGTTCTACGCCAACCCCGAGATCGGCGAGTTCTGGGTCGGTCCGCGCCCCTCGCTCGACGCCGTCGCCGCCGACCTCGGGCTGGCCACGGCTGACCTCGGGGCGTTCTCCGCCGTCGCCGACGCACTCGACGCATCGGCACTGCTCGTGCGCGAAGCCGACGACGACCTGACCCGTTCGCTCGACGCCCGCATCGGCGCGGCGATCGGTGGTGCGGTCGAGACCGAGGGATCGCCGGCCACCGACGACCTGCTCTCCCGCGACCTGTCCGAGCTGCGACTGGTCAAGGACCCGTACGAGGTCCGTGAGCTCCGCAAGGCCGTCGACGCCACGAAGCACGGGTTCGACGACGTCATCGGCGACTTCGACGCCGTGCTCGCGCACCCGCGCGGAGAGCGCATCGTCGAGGGCACGTTCAACCGCCGGGCCCGCGCCGACGGCAACACCGTGGGCTACGACACCATCGCCGCCTCGGGCCACCACGCCTGCATCCTGCACTGGACCCGCAACGACGGCGCCGTGCAGCCGGGCGACCTCATCCTCATCGATGCCGGCGTCGAGGTCGACTCCTTCTACACCGCCGACATCACCCGCACGCTGCCGGTGAGCGGCACCTTCTCACCCGTGCAGCGCATGGTCTACGAAGCCGTGCTCGAGGCCGCCGATGCCGCGTTCGCGATCGTCAAGCCCGGCATCACGTTCCGCCAGGTGCACGCCACCGCGATGGAGGTCATCGCGCGCAAGACCGCCGAGTGGGGCTTCCTGCCGGTCTCGGCCGCCGAGTCGCTCGAGCCGGACAACCAGTTCCACCGCCGCTACATGGTGCACGGCACGAGCCACCACCTCGGACTCGACGTGCACGACTGCGCCAAGGCCCGCCGCGAGATGTACCTCGACGGCACCGTGCAGGCCGGCATGGTCTTCACGATCGAGCCCGGACTGTACTTCCAGCAGGACGACCTGACCGTGCCGGAGGAGTTCCGCGGCATCGGTGTCCGCATCGAGGACGACATCCTGGTGACCGAGGACGGCGCCGAGAACCTGTCCGTCGGCATCCCCCGGACCCCCTCGGAAGTGGAGGGGTGGATCGCCCGCTCTGGCCGCTAG